One segment of Pseudomonas sp. FP2196 DNA contains the following:
- a CDS encoding peptidoglycan DD-metalloendopeptidase family protein encodes MTTEPSKAPPLYPKTHLLAASGIAALLSLALLVFPSSDVEAKKTTLSLELESPAEQLTQDQDAADAAQATNEPVASPFAQIENTEENAPQTAEAKPAPEPLAEKPKAPGHREVVVSKGDTLSTLFEKVGLPATAVHEILASDKQAKQFSQLKRGQKLEFELNPEGQLTSLHSKVSDVETITLTKNDKGYAFNRVTAKPTVRTAYVHGVINSSLSQSAARAGLSHSLTMDMASVFGYDVDFAQDIRQGDEFDVIYEQKVVNGKAVGNGPILSARFTNRGKTYTAVRYTNKQGNSSYYTADGNSMRKAFIRTPVDFARISSKFSMGRKHPILNKIRAHKGVDYAAPRGTPIKAAGDGKVLLAGRRGGYGNTVIIQHGNTYRTLYGHMQGFAKGVKTGGTVKQGQVIGYIGTTGLSTGPHLHYEFQVNGVHVDPLGQKLPMADPIAKAERARFLAQSQPLMARMDQEKATMLASSKR; translated from the coding sequence ATGACCACTGAACCGTCTAAAGCGCCACCGCTTTACCCGAAGACCCACCTGCTCGCCGCAAGTGGTATCGCCGCCCTTCTCAGCCTGGCGCTCCTGGTATTTCCTTCCAGTGATGTTGAAGCCAAAAAGACGACCCTGAGCCTTGAACTGGAAAGTCCTGCTGAACAACTGACACAAGATCAAGACGCTGCTGACGCCGCTCAAGCCACAAATGAGCCAGTAGCCTCACCGTTTGCACAAATCGAAAACACCGAAGAAAACGCTCCGCAAACCGCAGAAGCCAAACCTGCTCCAGAACCTCTCGCGGAAAAACCGAAAGCTCCAGGTCACCGGGAAGTCGTCGTTTCCAAGGGCGATACGCTTTCGACACTGTTCGAAAAAGTCGGCCTTCCAGCCACAGCCGTGCATGAAATACTGGCCAGCGACAAGCAAGCCAAACAGTTCAGCCAGCTCAAACGCGGCCAGAAGCTCGAATTCGAACTGAACCCGGAAGGCCAGCTCACCAGCCTGCACAGCAAGGTCAGCGATGTTGAAACCATCACCCTGACCAAGAATGACAAGGGTTACGCTTTCAACCGGGTTACTGCAAAACCTACTGTTCGCACTGCCTACGTCCATGGCGTGATCAACAGTTCGTTGTCACAATCCGCCGCGCGTGCTGGCCTATCGCACAGCCTGACCATGGATATGGCCAGCGTATTCGGCTACGACGTCGACTTCGCACAAGACATCCGCCAGGGTGACGAATTCGATGTGATCTACGAACAGAAAGTGGTCAACGGTAAAGCTGTTGGCAATGGCCCGATCCTGTCCGCCCGCTTCACCAACCGCGGCAAGACTTACACCGCCGTGCGTTACACCAACAAGCAAGGCAACAGCAGCTATTACACGGCCGACGGCAATAGCATGCGCAAGGCGTTCATCCGAACGCCGGTGGACTTTGCCCGCATCAGCTCGAAGTTCTCCATGGGCCGCAAACACCCTATCCTCAACAAGATCCGCGCGCACAAAGGCGTCGATTACGCAGCCCCACGCGGCACGCCGATCAAGGCTGCCGGTGACGGTAAAGTACTGTTGGCCGGTCGCCGCGGCGGTTACGGCAACACTGTAATCATTCAGCACGGCAACACTTACCGTACGCTATACGGCCACATGCAAGGCTTCGCCAAAGGTGTGAAAACCGGCGGCACGGTCAAGCAGGGTCAAGTAATCGGTTACATCGGCACGACAGGGCTGTCCACAGGACCGCACTTGCACTATGAGTTCCAGGTCAACGGCGTACATGTCGATCCACTGGGCCAGAAGCTGCCAATGGCCGATCCGATTGCCAAGGCCGAACGCGCCCGCTTCCTGGCTCAGAGTCAGCCGCTGATGGCGCGCATGGACCAAGAGAAGGCCACCATGCTGGCCTCGAGCAAGCGCTAA
- a CDS encoding anhydro-N-acetylmuramic acid kinase — protein MALYIGVMSGTSLDGLDIALIEQTSPINLLATHYIPMPDSLRAELLGLCASGPDEIARSAIAQQNWVKLAAQGIHTLLNQQNLQPEAIRAIGSHGQTIRHEPARGFTVQIGNPALLTELTGITVVSDFRSRDVAAGGQGAPLVPAFHEALFEERSGNQAVLNVGGFSNLSLIETTKPVAGFDCGPGNVLMDAWIHQQRGEKYDRDGQWAATGTVEPSLLKALLSDPFFVTKGPKSTGREVFNLPWLEQHLSGLPAFPSENVQATLLELTALTIVESLQSAQTDTQELLVCGGGAHNATLMKRLADLLPDAKVASTATHGVDPDWVEAMAFAWLAHCCLEGIAANRPSVTGAKGLRVLGAIYPN, from the coding sequence ATGGCCCTGTATATCGGTGTGATGTCCGGAACCAGCCTCGACGGTCTGGACATCGCCCTGATCGAACAGACCTCGCCGATCAATCTGCTCGCCACGCACTACATTCCCATGCCTGATTCCCTGCGCGCCGAGCTGCTTGGCTTGTGCGCCAGCGGCCCTGACGAGATCGCCCGTTCGGCGATTGCCCAGCAGAACTGGGTGAAGCTTGCCGCGCAGGGTATCCACACCCTGCTCAATCAGCAAAACCTCCAACCTGAAGCCATTCGTGCGATCGGCAGCCACGGCCAGACCATTCGCCATGAACCCGCTCGCGGTTTCACCGTACAGATTGGTAACCCTGCCCTGCTGACCGAGCTGACGGGTATCACAGTGGTCAGCGACTTCCGCAGCCGCGATGTCGCTGCCGGCGGTCAAGGCGCCCCTCTGGTGCCCGCCTTCCATGAAGCTTTGTTCGAAGAGCGTAGCGGTAACCAGGCGGTCTTGAATGTGGGCGGTTTCAGCAATCTCAGCCTCATAGAGACGACAAAACCTGTAGCCGGTTTCGACTGCGGGCCGGGGAATGTGCTGATGGATGCCTGGATTCACCAGCAACGCGGCGAAAAATACGATCGTGACGGCCAGTGGGCAGCCACCGGGACAGTTGAGCCATCCCTGCTGAAGGCATTGCTCAGCGACCCCTTCTTTGTGACTAAAGGCCCGAAAAGTACCGGGCGAGAAGTCTTCAACTTGCCTTGGCTGGAGCAGCACTTGTCAGGTCTGCCGGCCTTCCCGTCTGAAAACGTACAGGCCACGCTGCTGGAGCTGACGGCGCTGACTATTGTCGAGTCGCTGCAAAGCGCTCAAACGGACACTCAAGAGCTGCTGGTCTGCGGTGGCGGCGCACACAATGCCACGCTGATGAAGCGGCTGGCCGATCTGCTGCCGGACGCTAAGGTAGCCAGCACCGCCACCCACGGCGTTGATCCTGACTGGGTTGAAGCCATGGCGTTCGCCTGGCTCGCCCATTGCTGCCTGGAGGGCATCGCCGCCAACCGGCCGAGTGTCACTGGAGCAAAAGGCCTGCGCGTACTCGGCGCCATCTACCCCAACTAA
- the erpA gene encoding iron-sulfur cluster insertion protein ErpA, translating into MSVESFTPTALQFTHGAAHKVKSLVDEEGNDRLKLRVFVTGGGCSGFQYGFTFDEDVAEDDTIVEREGVSLVVDPMSFQYLAGAEVDYQEGLEGSRFVIKNPNATTTCGCGSSFSI; encoded by the coding sequence ATGAGCGTCGAATCCTTCACCCCCACGGCTTTGCAATTCACCCACGGTGCTGCGCACAAGGTGAAGAGCCTGGTCGATGAAGAGGGGAATGATCGCTTGAAGCTGCGCGTATTCGTTACGGGCGGCGGTTGTTCAGGGTTTCAGTACGGTTTCACCTTCGATGAAGATGTAGCCGAGGACGACACCATCGTCGAGCGCGAAGGCGTGAGCCTGGTGGTTGATCCGATGAGCTTCCAGTACCTCGCTGGTGCCGAAGTGGACTACCAGGAAGGTCTGGAAGGTTCGCGCTTCGTGATCAAGAACCCGAACGCCACCACGACTTGTGGTTGCGGATCTTCGTTCTCGATCTGA
- the argC gene encoding N-acetyl-gamma-glutamyl-phosphate reductase: MVKVGIVGGTGYTGVELLRLLAQHPQAEVVVITSRSEAGLAVADMYPNLRGHYDGLAFSVPDIKTLGACDVVFFATPHGVAHALAGELLAAGTKVIDLSADFRLQDAEEWAKWYGQPHGAPELLDEAVYGLPEVNREQIKKARLIAVPGCYPTATQLGFLPLLEAGLADASRLIADCKSGVSGAGRGAAVGSLYSETSESMKAYAVKGHRHLPEIRQGLRRAAGGKDVGLTFVPHLTPMIRGIHSTLYATVVDRSVDLQALFEKRYANEPFVDVMPAGSHPETRSVRGANVCRIAVHRPQDGDLVVVLSVIDNLVKGASGQAVQNMNILFGLDERFGLSHAGMLP; encoded by the coding sequence ATGGTCAAGGTCGGTATCGTCGGCGGCACGGGTTACACCGGTGTCGAACTGCTGCGTCTGTTGGCACAGCATCCGCAGGCAGAAGTGGTGGTGATCACTTCCCGATCCGAGGCCGGTCTGGCCGTGGCTGACATGTACCCCAACCTGCGCGGCCACTACGACGGTCTGGCCTTCAGCGTGCCGGACATCAAGACCTTGGGCGCCTGTGACGTGGTGTTCTTCGCCACACCGCATGGTGTCGCTCACGCTTTGGCAGGTGAACTGCTGGCGGCGGGCACCAAGGTTATCGATCTGTCGGCGGACTTCCGTCTGCAAGACGCTGAGGAGTGGGCCAAATGGTACGGTCAGCCGCACGGTGCGCCGGAGTTGCTGGACGAAGCGGTTTACGGTTTGCCGGAAGTCAATCGTGAGCAGATCAAAAAGGCTCGCCTGATCGCGGTGCCAGGCTGCTATCCGACCGCTACTCAGTTGGGTTTCTTGCCGTTGCTTGAAGCGGGTCTGGCTGATGCTTCGCGTCTGATCGCCGACTGCAAATCCGGTGTCAGCGGTGCTGGTCGCGGTGCGGCTGTAGGCTCCCTGTACTCGGAGACGTCGGAAAGCATGAAGGCTTACGCGGTGAAAGGTCACCGTCACCTGCCGGAAATTCGCCAGGGTCTGCGTCGCGCAGCGGGCGGCAAGGATGTCGGTCTGACATTCGTCCCGCATCTGACGCCGATGATCCGTGGTATTCACTCCACGCTTTACGCGACCGTGGTTGATCGCTCGGTGGATCTGCAGGCGCTGTTTGAAAAGCGTTATGCCAACGAACCGTTCGTCGATGTAATGCCAGCCGGCAGCCATCCGGAAACCCGCAGCGTGCGTGGCGCCAACGTTTGCCGTATTGCGGTTCACCGTCCGCAGGATGGCGATCTGGTAGTGGTGTTGTCGGTGATCGACAATCTGGTCAAAGGCGCGTCGGGGCAGGCTGTGCAGAACATGAACATCCTGTTTGGGCTGGACGAGCGTTTTGGTCTTTCCCATGCTGGCATGCTGCCGTAA
- the hemJ gene encoding protoporphyrinogen oxidase HemJ yields MLYLWIKALHILSVVCWFAGLFYLPRLFVYHAQSEDTVSKERFSIMERKLYRGIMGPAMIATLIFGGWLIYLNPGIFSMGGWIHAKLTLVVLLIGYHHMCGAQVKRFARGENTRSHVFYRWFNEVPVLILLAIVILVVVKPF; encoded by the coding sequence ATGCTCTATCTGTGGATCAAAGCGTTGCACATCCTCAGCGTCGTTTGCTGGTTTGCCGGCCTGTTTTACCTGCCGCGACTGTTCGTTTATCACGCGCAAAGTGAAGACACGGTCAGCAAAGAACGCTTCAGCATCATGGAGCGCAAGCTGTATCGCGGCATCATGGGCCCGGCAATGATCGCCACGCTGATCTTCGGCGGCTGGCTGATCTATCTCAACCCGGGCATCTTCAGCATGGGCGGCTGGATTCACGCCAAACTGACCCTGGTCGTCTTGCTGATCGGTTACCACCATATGTGCGGCGCACAGGTAAAACGCTTTGCCCGTGGCGAGAACACCCGCAGCCATGTCTTTTATCGCTGGTTCAATGAAGTGCCGGTTCTGATATTGCTGGCTATCGTAATTCTGGTCGTGGTCAAGCCGTTCTAA
- a CDS encoding nitronate monooxygenase family protein, with protein sequence MSLPALLEQRLRLPVVAAPMFLISNPELVLACCSNGVVGSFPALNQRESSGFKAWLEQIEAGLATLDNPAPYAVNLIVHNSNPRLQADLAICVEHKVPIVITSLGAVKELVDAVHSYGGLVFHDVTTRRHAEKAAEAGVDGLIAVAAGAGGHAGTWSPFALIAEIREFFDKTLLLAGCLNHGHEILAAQMLGADLAYFGTRFIGTTESHAPDAYKEMLLTAKAADIIHTPAVSGVPASFMRQSLEAAGFDMAALQGKGEVNFGDKLKPISDEAKAWKTVWSAGQGVGQIDDLPDVDQLIARLDAEYRQAQERAAQLPKRWPR encoded by the coding sequence ATGTCGCTGCCCGCTTTGCTCGAACAACGTCTGCGCCTGCCTGTGGTGGCGGCGCCGATGTTCCTGATTTCCAACCCTGAACTGGTGCTGGCCTGCTGCAGTAATGGCGTGGTCGGCAGTTTTCCGGCGCTGAACCAGCGCGAAAGCAGCGGGTTCAAGGCTTGGCTGGAACAGATCGAAGCGGGCCTCGCGACGCTGGACAACCCCGCGCCGTACGCGGTGAACCTCATCGTGCACAACAGTAATCCACGCTTGCAGGCGGATCTGGCGATTTGCGTGGAGCACAAGGTGCCGATCGTTATCACCAGCCTCGGCGCGGTGAAGGAACTGGTCGATGCAGTGCACAGTTATGGCGGCCTGGTCTTCCACGATGTCACCACCCGCCGGCATGCCGAGAAGGCAGCCGAGGCTGGTGTCGACGGCCTGATTGCAGTAGCGGCCGGCGCCGGCGGCCATGCCGGCACCTGGAGCCCGTTTGCGCTGATCGCCGAGATCCGCGAGTTCTTCGACAAAACCCTGCTGCTTGCAGGATGTCTTAACCACGGCCATGAGATTCTCGCCGCACAGATGCTCGGAGCGGATTTGGCCTACTTCGGTACGCGCTTTATCGGCACCACCGAAAGTCATGCACCTGACGCCTACAAGGAGATGCTGCTCACAGCCAAAGCGGCCGACATCATCCATACTCCAGCGGTGTCGGGAGTGCCGGCCAGTTTCATGCGCCAAAGCCTGGAGGCGGCCGGTTTCGACATGGCAGCGCTACAAGGTAAGGGCGAAGTGAATTTTGGCGACAAGCTCAAACCGATCAGCGATGAAGCCAAAGCCTGGAAGACCGTGTGGTCAGCCGGGCAAGGCGTGGGGCAGATCGACGATCTGCCAGACGTGGATCAGTTGATCGCTCGACTCGACGCTGAATATCGTCAGGCACAGGAACGCGCAGCACAGCTGCCGAAACGCTGGCCCAGGTAA
- a CDS encoding DUF805 domain-containing protein: MSEPRYKIVFDGALQPGVDITTAKLNLADLFKSDVAAIERLFNGSTVALKRDLSHSDAQTYLQALSKTGIDARIESDTAIELNLSDVHEHSPAPAYAEPSSPYAPPRASVGENLPAFAVLKPLSVEGRIGRLRFLAWTMVVTLVSLPILSIFALIAVGLVSSDSTSGLIIGGLIAAILGLALIIISILFTVQRLHDIGWSGWLWLLNLVPLVGSIFPFVIMVVPGNTGANRYGPPPPPNSTAVKVLCSLWIVFIGLFFVGGMLGGISAIQQEYETSLESSYDSGSVTTDEIDVEVEPAANSADDAAEAAQAPVDSAKE, encoded by the coding sequence ATGAGCGAACCCCGTTACAAGATCGTCTTCGACGGTGCTCTACAGCCCGGTGTCGATATCACCACTGCCAAGCTCAATCTGGCGGATTTGTTCAAAAGCGATGTGGCAGCCATCGAGCGACTGTTCAATGGCAGCACCGTGGCGCTTAAGCGTGATCTGTCGCACAGCGATGCGCAGACTTATCTGCAGGCACTGAGCAAAACCGGGATTGACGCACGGATCGAATCTGACACGGCCATCGAGCTGAATCTGTCGGACGTCCACGAGCATTCCCCCGCGCCCGCCTATGCGGAACCGAGCTCACCTTATGCGCCACCCCGCGCCAGCGTTGGTGAAAACCTTCCGGCATTCGCCGTGCTCAAACCGTTAAGCGTCGAAGGCCGGATCGGACGTCTGCGCTTTCTGGCCTGGACGATGGTCGTGACGCTGGTAAGCCTGCCAATTCTCAGCATTTTCGCGCTGATCGCCGTCGGCCTTGTCAGTTCCGACTCCACCAGTGGCCTGATCATCGGCGGCCTCATCGCTGCCATTCTGGGTTTGGCGCTCATCATCATCAGCATTTTGTTCACCGTTCAACGCCTGCACGATATCGGCTGGTCCGGCTGGCTCTGGCTGCTGAATCTTGTCCCGTTGGTGGGCAGCATCTTTCCTTTTGTGATCATGGTTGTGCCGGGCAATACCGGTGCCAACCGCTACGGGCCACCACCTCCGCCCAACAGCACAGCAGTCAAGGTGCTGTGCTCTCTGTGGATCGTATTCATCGGGCTGTTTTTCGTAGGTGGAATGCTCGGCGGAATCTCCGCCATTCAGCAGGAATACGAAACCAGCCTCGAAAGCAGCTACGACAGCGGCTCGGTAACTACCGATGAAATCGACGTCGAGGTCGAACCGGCAGCGAATTCCGCCGACGATGCAGCCGAAGCGGCGCAGGCCCCTGTAGACTCTGCGAAAGAATGA
- a CDS encoding SDR family oxidoreductase produces the protein MTRYALITGASSGIGLAMAEALARRGRSLILVARQRDQLESIAIELTQRFGVEVLFRACDLGEPLRLSGFLLELEEGDRQIDLLVNCAGIGTCGPFLAQDWMTEQDLIEVNILALTRLCHAIGNSMALQGGGQILNVASVAAFNPGPWMSTYYASKAYVLHFSEALRVELKQSAVKVSVLCPGPTRTAFFRTAQLNSDKLKDSKLLMSPEEVALYTVRALDKNRAIIIPGRRNRWFAFLPRLGSRWLNRTIVGMVNKAYCPR, from the coding sequence ATGACCCGTTACGCTCTGATCACTGGCGCCTCAAGCGGCATCGGCCTGGCCATGGCCGAAGCGCTGGCCCGGCGCGGCCGCAGCCTGATTCTGGTGGCACGCCAGCGTGATCAGCTGGAAAGTATTGCGATCGAGTTGACCCAGCGCTTCGGCGTCGAGGTGCTGTTTCGCGCCTGCGACCTCGGTGAGCCGTTGCGCTTGTCCGGTTTTTTGCTGGAACTGGAAGAAGGTGACCGGCAAATTGATCTGTTGGTGAACTGCGCCGGCATTGGCACCTGTGGTCCATTCCTGGCTCAGGACTGGATGACCGAGCAGGATTTGATCGAGGTGAACATCCTCGCCCTCACCCGTTTGTGCCATGCGATCGGCAATAGCATGGCGTTGCAAGGCGGCGGGCAGATTCTCAACGTTGCCTCGGTAGCGGCGTTCAATCCCGGCCCGTGGATGAGCACCTATTACGCCAGCAAGGCCTATGTGCTGCACTTCTCCGAAGCACTGCGAGTTGAACTCAAACAGAGTGCGGTTAAGGTTTCAGTGCTCTGCCCCGGCCCGACCCGCACGGCGTTTTTCCGCACCGCGCAGTTGAACAGCGACAAACTCAAAGACAGCAAATTGCTGATGAGCCCCGAAGAAGTCGCGCTGTATACCGTACGTGCGCTCGACAAGAACCGCGCAATCATTATTCCGGGACGACGCAACCGCTGGTTCGCGTTTCTGCCGCGACTGGGTTCGCGTTGGCTCAACCGCACCATCGTCGGCATGGTCAACAAGGCTTACTGCCCGCGCTGA
- a CDS encoding histidine triad nucleotide-binding protein has product MDTLFTKIINREIPAKIIYEDDQVLAFHDIAPQAPVHFLVIPKKPVRTLNDLTEDDKALAGHILFTAQRLALELGCEDGFRVVMNCNEKGGQTVYHIHMHVLGQRQMNWPPG; this is encoded by the coding sequence GTGGATACTCTGTTCACCAAGATCATCAACCGGGAAATCCCGGCCAAGATCATCTACGAGGACGACCAGGTTCTGGCGTTCCACGACATCGCACCCCAGGCGCCAGTACACTTTCTGGTGATCCCGAAAAAACCGGTGCGTACCCTCAATGACCTGACCGAAGACGACAAGGCATTGGCCGGGCACATTCTTTTCACCGCTCAGCGTCTGGCGTTGGAGCTGGGCTGCGAAGACGGCTTCCGGGTGGTGATGAACTGCAATGAGAAAGGTGGGCAGACCGTCTACCACATTCATATGCACGTACTCGGTCAGCGCCAGATGAACTGGCCGCCGGGCTGA
- the coq7 gene encoding 2-polyprenyl-3-methyl-6-methoxy-1,4-benzoquinone monooxygenase, producing the protein MTTQRHYSPIDRLLLQADAAMRTLLPFSGQPYRPSPAILQPDTQMSDEDTRHVAGLMRINHTGEVCAQALYQGQALTAKLPQVREAMEHAAEEEIDHLVWCEQRIHQLGSHTSVLNPLFYGMSFGIGAVAGLISDKVSLGFVAATEHQVCKHLNEHLEQLPAEDEKSRAILEQMRIDEEHHAESALDAGGFRFPAPVKFGMSLLAKVMTKSTYRI; encoded by the coding sequence ATGACTACCCAACGTCACTACTCGCCGATTGACCGTCTTCTGCTGCAAGCCGATGCCGCGATGCGTACCTTGCTGCCCTTCAGCGGCCAGCCATACCGTCCGTCGCCAGCGATTCTGCAGCCAGACACGCAGATGAGCGACGAAGACACCCGTCACGTCGCCGGCTTGATGCGTATCAACCATACCGGCGAAGTCTGTGCCCAGGCGCTGTATCAAGGGCAGGCCCTGACCGCCAAGCTGCCGCAGGTGCGCGAAGCCATGGAACACGCGGCCGAAGAAGAGATTGATCATCTGGTCTGGTGCGAACAGCGTATTCACCAGTTGGGCAGCCACACCAGTGTGCTCAATCCGCTGTTCTACGGCATGTCCTTCGGGATTGGTGCGGTGGCCGGGCTGATCAGCGACAAGGTCAGCCTTGGATTTGTCGCTGCGACCGAGCATCAGGTGTGCAAACACTTGAACGAGCATCTGGAACAACTCCCCGCCGAGGACGAGAAGTCCCGGGCGATTCTGGAGCAGATGCGTATTGATGAAGAGCATCATGCGGAGAGCGCGCTGGATGCTGGCGGTTTCCGTTTTCCGGCGCCGGTGAAGTTCGGGATGAGTCTGTTGGCGAAGGTTATGACCAAGAGTACTTATCGGATCTGA
- the speD gene encoding adenosylmethionine decarboxylase, translating into MKSKLKLHGFNNLTKTLSFNIYDICYAETPQDQQAYVEYINQEYNAKRLTQILTEVVEIIGANILNIASQDYEPQGASVTILISEEPVTPTESQIEESPGPLPEIILAHLDKSHITVHTYPEIHPDDGIATFRVDIDVSTCGVISPLKALNFLIHQFDSDIVTVDYRVRGFTRDVEGNKHFIDHEINSIQNYLSEDTRDAYQMTDVNVYQENLFHTKMLLKDFELDNYLFGDATSSLSPEQRAQVTERVKHEMLEIFYARNMPT; encoded by the coding sequence GTGAAAAGCAAACTCAAGCTCCACGGGTTCAATAACCTGACAAAGACCTTGAGCTTCAACATCTATGACATCTGCTACGCGGAAACCCCGCAAGACCAGCAGGCTTACGTCGAGTACATCAATCAAGAGTACAACGCGAAACGTCTGACGCAGATTCTCACCGAAGTTGTCGAGATCATTGGTGCCAACATCCTGAACATTGCCAGTCAGGACTATGAACCTCAGGGCGCCAGCGTCACGATTCTGATTTCTGAAGAGCCGGTAACCCCGACTGAAAGCCAGATTGAAGAGTCCCCGGGCCCGTTGCCCGAAATCATCCTGGCTCACCTCGACAAGAGCCACATCACGGTGCACACCTACCCGGAAATCCACCCGGACGACGGCATTGCCACCTTTCGTGTGGACATCGATGTGTCGACGTGTGGTGTCATTTCACCGCTTAAAGCGCTCAATTTCCTCATTCACCAGTTCGATTCGGACATCGTGACTGTGGATTATCGTGTGCGTGGCTTCACCCGTGATGTTGAAGGCAACAAACACTTCATCGACCACGAGATCAATTCGATCCAGAACTACCTGTCCGAAGACACCCGCGACGCGTACCAGATGACCGACGTGAACGTGTACCAGGAAAATCTGTTCCACACCAAAATGCTGCTGAAGGACTTCGAACTGGACAACTACCTGTTCGGCGATGCTACCAGCAGCCTGTCTCCTGAGCAGCGCGCTCAAGTGACTGAACGTGTGAAACACGAAATGCTCGAAATCTTCTACGCGCGCAACATGCCGACGTAA
- a CDS encoding OsmC family protein — protein MKARIQWAGEAMFLGESGSGHVVVMDGPPDAGGRNLGVRPMEMLLLGVGGCSNFDVVSILKKSRQAVESCEAFLEAERATEDPKVFTKIHMHFVVKGRGLKEAQVKRAIELSAEKYCSASIMLGAAGVAITHDYEIIELG, from the coding sequence ATGAAGGCACGCATCCAATGGGCTGGCGAAGCCATGTTCCTCGGCGAATCCGGCAGTGGCCATGTCGTGGTCATGGACGGTCCGCCGGACGCCGGTGGTCGTAATCTGGGTGTTCGCCCGATGGAAATGCTCCTGCTGGGCGTCGGCGGTTGCAGCAACTTCGACGTGGTCAGCATTCTGAAGAAATCGCGCCAGGCTGTTGAAAGCTGTGAAGCCTTCCTCGAAGCCGAGCGCGCAACCGAAGATCCGAAAGTGTTTACCAAGATCCACATGCATTTCGTGGTCAAGGGCCGTGGCCTGAAAGAAGCCCAGGTCAAGCGCGCCATCGAACTGTCCGCCGAGAAGTATTGCTCGGCCTCGATCATGCTCGGTGCGGCTGGCGTGGCGATCACCCACGATTACGAAATCATCGAACTCGGTTGA
- the crp gene encoding cAMP-activated global transcriptional regulator CRP, translating into MVAITPTPKIKNLDKLLMHCQRRRHAAKSNIICAGDRSDTLYFIIKGSVTILIEDDDGREMIIAYLNAGDFFGELGLFEQAGQEQQRSAWVRAKVECETAEISYAKFRELSQQDPDILYVLSGQIAQRLRNTTRKVGDLAFFDVTGRVARCLLELCKQPDAMTHPDGMQIKVTRQEIGRIVGCSREMVGRVLKDLEERNLVNVKGKTMVVFGTR; encoded by the coding sequence ATGGTTGCTATTACCCCCACACCCAAAATCAAGAACCTCGACAAGCTGTTGATGCATTGCCAACGTCGCCGCCATGCGGCCAAGAGCAACATCATTTGCGCTGGCGATCGTTCGGACACGCTGTACTTCATCATCAAGGGCTCGGTAACGATCCTGATCGAGGATGACGACGGCCGCGAGATGATCATCGCGTATCTCAACGCCGGGGATTTCTTTGGTGAACTTGGACTGTTCGAGCAGGCTGGTCAGGAGCAGCAGCGCAGCGCCTGGGTGCGGGCCAAGGTCGAGTGTGAGACTGCGGAAATCAGCTACGCGAAATTCCGCGAATTATCGCAGCAGGATCCGGACATTCTTTACGTGCTCAGCGGACAAATCGCACAGCGTCTGCGCAACACCACGCGCAAGGTCGGCGATCTGGCGTTCTTCGACGTTACCGGTCGCGTGGCTCGTTGCCTGCTGGAACTGTGCAAACAGCCGGACGCGATGACCCACCCGGACGGCATGCAGATCAAGGTGACCCGTCAGGAAATCGGGCGGATTGTCGGGTGTTCGAGGGAGATGGTCGGTCGCGTTCTCAAGGATCTTGAGGAACGCAACCTGGTCAATGTGAAGGGCAAGACCATGGTGGTCTTCGGTACACGTTAG